One Niabella beijingensis DNA window includes the following coding sequences:
- a CDS encoding beta-L-arabinofuranosidase domain-containing protein, protein MRLLKSYSILLLFLAPAAAAQEQPHLTEAIRYVPRVFTPFDIGAVKPEGWLMDQLKTVAANSTGHLDETHDKIKNDNGWLGGKGDGWEETPYWLDGAVPAAYLLNDAPLKEKVVKYINWTLDHQRPSGYFGPLTKYERETGKPVTVAVADKGEDWWPKMVMLKVLQQYYSATKDKRVVPFMLRYFRYQEAALKKAPLSKWTEWAVSRGSENMLVVQWLYSITKEPFLLKLAAMVRDQSLPWSSMFGGRDWVMNAAAFQNNKSWMTRHGVNVGMAIKEPALNYERTGNRKYIDILNTGWKDIMLLHGLPNGIFSADEDLHGNLPTQGTELCAIVETMFSMEEALSITGELQFADALERMTFNAFPPQTTADFNRKQYFQIANQVEVDRGVYDFSLPFDRQMNNVFGARSGYSCCLANMHQGWPKFVRNLWHRSGSNGIAALVYGPSELTTTIGSIPVTIAERTTYPFNDEILFEIKTGTAVVFPFLLRIPSWCQKPELWVNNEIQTPVTQQGLVTLHRTWKEGDVVRLRLPMTVQVSNWGRNSRAIERGPLVYALKLNEKAATGTEASEGMYETLTTTDPWNYGLLKKIVDDPSGLKVTVEPLKHNFRWVQDQAPVTITATGKRIPAWHAEKGRVADQPVSDREGIYKGTVAAGAYPLTLIPYGFTRLRIVAFPVVP, encoded by the coding sequence ATGCGCCTGCTTAAATCTTACAGCATCTTATTATTGTTTTTAGCCCCGGCGGCTGCTGCCCAGGAACAGCCCCATCTTACGGAAGCGATCCGGTATGTGCCCCGGGTGTTCACACCGTTTGACATCGGTGCCGTAAAGCCCGAAGGATGGCTGATGGATCAGCTGAAGACCGTTGCAGCGAATTCGACGGGGCATTTAGACGAAACCCACGATAAAATCAAAAATGACAATGGCTGGCTGGGTGGTAAAGGAGACGGATGGGAAGAGACGCCGTACTGGCTGGATGGAGCGGTCCCTGCAGCCTATCTGCTGAACGATGCTCCATTGAAAGAAAAAGTAGTAAAGTATATCAACTGGACCTTAGACCATCAGCGGCCTTCGGGATATTTTGGCCCGCTTACAAAATACGAACGGGAGACGGGAAAACCGGTAACGGTTGCGGTTGCTGATAAAGGAGAAGACTGGTGGCCGAAGATGGTCATGCTTAAGGTGCTGCAGCAATATTACAGTGCTACAAAAGATAAACGGGTAGTGCCATTTATGTTGCGTTATTTCCGTTACCAGGAAGCCGCACTGAAAAAGGCACCGCTTTCCAAATGGACCGAATGGGCGGTTTCCCGGGGTTCTGAAAATATGCTGGTGGTGCAATGGCTTTACAGCATTACCAAAGAACCCTTCCTGTTAAAATTGGCGGCGATGGTCCGCGATCAGTCGTTGCCGTGGAGCTCTATGTTCGGCGGGCGCGACTGGGTAATGAATGCGGCCGCATTTCAGAATAATAAAAGCTGGATGACGCGGCACGGCGTAAATGTGGGAATGGCGATCAAAGAACCTGCGCTGAATTATGAGCGGACCGGTAATAGAAAATATATAGATATACTGAATACCGGCTGGAAAGATATTATGCTGCTGCACGGATTGCCGAACGGCATTTTTTCGGCGGATGAAGATCTTCATGGGAACCTGCCCACGCAGGGAACGGAGCTGTGCGCAATAGTGGAAACAATGTTCTCGATGGAAGAAGCATTGTCCATTACCGGTGAGCTGCAGTTTGCGGATGCACTGGAACGCATGACCTTTAATGCTTTTCCGCCACAGACAACTGCTGATTTTAACAGGAAGCAATATTTCCAGATCGCCAACCAGGTGGAAGTAGATCGTGGCGTGTACGATTTCTCGCTGCCTTTCGACCGGCAAATGAACAATGTATTTGGTGCCCGCAGCGGATACAGCTGCTGCCTGGCAAATATGCATCAGGGCTGGCCCAAATTTGTAAGGAACCTCTGGCACCGGTCCGGCAGCAACGGCATTGCGGCACTCGTATATGGTCCCAGTGAACTGACAACAACCATCGGATCCATTCCCGTAACGATTGCAGAGAGAACAACCTACCCATTTAATGACGAGATCCTTTTTGAAATAAAGACCGGCACCGCGGTGGTATTCCCTTTTTTACTACGCATTCCCTCCTGGTGTCAAAAGCCCGAACTATGGGTGAACAACGAAATACAAACCCCGGTGACACAACAGGGGTTGGTTACCCTGCACCGGACCTGGAAAGAAGGGGATGTGGTCCGGCTCCGGCTGCCAATGACGGTTCAGGTCAGCAACTGGGGACGTAATTCAAGAGCCATAGAACGCGGTCCGCTGGTATATGCACTTAAATTAAATGAAAAAGCTGCTACGGGCACAGAAGCTTCCGAAGGTATGTACGAGACGCTCACCACTACGGATCCCTGGAATTATGGATTACTAAAAAAGATCGTTGATGATCCTTCCGGACTGAAAGTGACCGTAGAACCGCTGAAGCATAATTTTAGATGGGTGCAGGACCAGGCGCCGGTTACCATCACCGCCACGGGCAAACGCATTCCTGCATGGCACGCGGAAAAAGGAAGGGTTGCCGATCAGCCGGTATCCGACCGCGAAGGCATTTATAAAGGAACGGTAGCAGCAGGAGCGTATCCGCTCACCCTGATCCCTTATGGTTTTACCCGCCTGAGGATCGTAGCTTTTCCCGTGGTTCCGTAA
- a CDS encoding aldose epimerase family protein, whose product MNQTFKVATFSLLAAGMFSCKSPENKAGEQGAPDSTAVAGADSISALNPANFEATIDGKKTGLYTLKNNNGMRVAITSFGGRIVGLWVPDKSGKPTDVVIGMGSVEGYQKATEAYLGATIGRYGNRIAHARFKLDGKEYTLAANNGPNSLHGGKKGFQYVVWDAAQPNDSTLELSYTSPDMEEGFPGELKVKVIYSITADNALKMDYSAQTSKNTVVNLTNHAYFNLNGEGSGDILKHTAQIYADKYTPVDATLIPTGKLDPVTGTPFDFTKPVAIGARIGEDNTQLKYGKGYDHNYVLNGTKGDYGLTHAATFTGDLSGIVMDIYTQEPGLQFYSGNFNEGKNTLKSGAKDIHRGAFCAETQHFPDSPNQPAFPSVELKPGAAYHTVSYYKFSAK is encoded by the coding sequence ATGAATCAGACTTTTAAAGTGGCAACTTTTTCACTTTTGGCCGCAGGAATGTTTTCCTGCAAAAGCCCCGAAAACAAGGCTGGGGAACAAGGTGCTCCGGATTCAACAGCAGTAGCGGGTGCAGACAGTATATCTGCCCTGAATCCGGCAAACTTTGAAGCGACCATCGATGGAAAGAAAACCGGTTTGTATACGCTAAAAAATAATAACGGCATGCGGGTGGCCATCACCAGCTTTGGCGGCCGCATTGTAGGGCTTTGGGTTCCGGATAAATCCGGGAAACCAACAGATGTGGTGATCGGCATGGGCAGCGTGGAAGGCTATCAGAAAGCAACAGAAGCTTATCTGGGCGCAACCATCGGCCGGTACGGCAACCGGATCGCCCATGCGCGTTTCAAGCTCGATGGCAAGGAATATACGCTGGCGGCCAATAACGGCCCCAACAGTCTGCATGGCGGTAAAAAGGGCTTCCAGTACGTGGTATGGGATGCCGCGCAGCCCAACGACAGCACGCTGGAATTAAGTTATACCAGTCCGGATATGGAAGAAGGTTTTCCGGGGGAACTGAAAGTAAAAGTGATCTACAGCATCACAGCGGACAATGCGTTAAAGATGGACTACAGTGCACAGACCAGCAAGAACACGGTGGTGAACCTTACCAACCATGCTTATTTTAATCTTAATGGTGAAGGCAGTGGGGATATCCTGAAACACACCGCGCAGATCTATGCCGATAAATACACACCGGTAGATGCAACCCTGATCCCGACCGGTAAACTGGACCCCGTGACCGGAACGCCCTTTGATTTTACAAAACCGGTGGCCATCGGCGCCCGTATCGGTGAAGACAATACCCAGTTGAAATATGGAAAGGGGTATGATCATAACTATGTGCTCAATGGTACCAAGGGCGATTACGGGCTGACCCATGCGGCTACTTTTACCGGTGACCTGTCCGGCATTGTAATGGACATCTATACACAGGAGCCCGGGCTGCAGTTCTACAGCGGTAATTTTAATGAAGGAAAAAATACATTGAAATCCGGTGCAAAGGACATCCACCGGGGTGCCTTCTGTGCGGAGACCCAACATTTTCCGGATTCTCCCAATCAGCCTGCTTTTCCGAGCGTGGAATTAAAGCCGGGTGCAGCGTATCATACAGTTTCGTATTATAAATTTTCCGCGAAATAA